The following coding sequences lie in one Panicum virgatum strain AP13 chromosome 6N, P.virgatum_v5, whole genome shotgun sequence genomic window:
- the LOC120679876 gene encoding auxin-induced in root cultures protein 12-like, whose amino-acid sequence MAAAAAAMPLLLLALLLASPAATRLASAACASEKFPAGRTYATCEDLPKLGASLHWTYDASKSSLSVAFVAAPAAPGGWVAWGLNPSGEGMAGAQALVALKGSGSAASTVKTYNISGYALGAPSPLEFPATELAADAGGSGGKIRVYGKLQLRKGMKAVNQVWQVGSSATGGAPDKHAFGADNLSAKSKLVLAGSKAAAGAPAASPAAAPEAGGPAASGSDSGAASSMAPSAGNGKTPNAAVSTAAVSAPALLALALVGLLAAV is encoded by the coding sequence atggccgccgccgccgccgcaatgccgctgctgctcctggcCCTCTTgctggcgtcgccggcggccacgcGGCTGGCCTCCGCCGCCTGCGCGAGCGAGAAGTTCCCGGCGGGGCGGACGTACGCCACCTGCGAGGACCTCCCCAAGCTCGGCGCGTCGCTGCACTGGACCTACGACGCGTCCAAGTCGTCGCTGTCCGTGGCGTTCGTggcggcgcccgccgcgcccggcGGGTGGGTGGCGTGGGGGCTCAACCCGTCCGGCGAGGGCATGGCCGGCGCGCAGGCGCTGGTGGCGCTCaaggggtccgggtccgcggcgtCCACGGTGAAGACGTACAACATCTCCGGGTACGCGCTGGGCGCCCCGTCCCCGCTCGAGTTCCCGGccaccgagctcgccgcggacgccggcggcagcggcggcaagaTCCGGGTGTACGGCAAGCTGCAGCTGCGCAAGGGGATGAAGGCCGTGAACCAGGTGTGGCAGGTCGggtcctccgccaccggcggcgcccccgACAAGCACGCCTTCGGGGCCGACAACCTCTCCGCGAAGAGCAAGCTCGTCCTCGCCGGCAGCaaggccgccgcgggcgcccccgccgcctcgcccgccgcggcgcccgagGCCGGCGGCCCGGCCGCGTCCGGCAGCGACAGCGGCGCGGCGTCGTCCATGGCGCCGTCCGCCGGGAACGGCAAGACCCCGAACGCCGCTGTGTCCACGGCCGCCGTATCCGCTCCGGCGCTCCTCGCGCTGGCGCTGGTGGGGCTCTTGGCGGCGGTATGA